TGGCGCGAGACCATACGGGCGTTGCGCCCCTTCTCGGTCTGGTCCTTCTTGAAACTGTCGATCTCCTCGATGACCACGATGGGAATGACGATGTCATGTTCCTGGAAGTGGAAGATGGCCATCGGGTCGTGGAGCAGGACATTCGTGTCCAGGACAAAGACCTTCTTGCTGGATGCCACCATGTTGATTCTCCCGAATTTGCGTCGCTGCCTTGGCTGGAAGCCTACCAGAAACGCTGCCGTAGCATGAGATGCCGGGGGTGAAGTCCCTGCTTCATCGGGGACCTCATGGTCCCCATCCCCGCCTCCATGGCCAAACAGCTGATGCATACAGGGAAAAGAGGGGCATGCGGACGAGGATGGCGAAGAGCTTTCCCTGCCGAGCGGACTTCCCGATCCCACCCCCCTGAGCCGGCCGAGCCCTCTGGACCAGTCGAACCCACAGCCTCACGCCACCCAACGCGAAAGCGGGGCCCAAAGACCCCGCTTCCTTTAAATTACGCGTCAGCTTCAGCCCTGGGCCTTGACCTTCCGGAACTCCTCGATCATGAGGGGCAGCACCTCCACCGCATCACCAACAATCCCAAAGGTGGCGATGTCGAAGATGGGGGCGTGGGGATCCTTGTTCACCGCAATGATGAGATCAGAGGAGGACATGCCCGCCACGTGCTGGATGGCGCCGGAGATGCCGATGGCGAAGTAGATCTTCGGTCCCACGGTCTTGCCGGTCTGGCCCACCTGGTGCATGTGGGGGATCCAGCCTGCATCCACCGCGGCACGGGAGGCACCCACGGCCCCACCCAGGACATCAGCCAGCTCCTGGATCAGGGCGAAGTGCTCGGGCTTCTTGAGACCACGGCCACCGGAGACGATGACCTCGGCCTCCTCCAGGTTGCAGACGGCACCCTGCAGCTTCACCACTTCCAGCAGACGGGTGCGGATGTCCGCCGCATTGACCTTGCTGGGGACGCGGATGATCTCACCACTGCGGCTGTAGTCAGGGACAGGCTTCTTGAACACCGAAGGACGCACGGTGCCCATCTGGGGACGGTGATCAGGGCACAGGATGGTGGCCATGATGTTGCCCCCGAAGGCAGGACGGGTCCAGGCCACCAGACCGGTGGCCTCGTCGATGCCCAGGCCGGTGCAGTCGGCGGTGAGGCCGGTGCTCACACGGCAGGCCACCCTGGGACCGAGATCACGGCCGTCATTGGTAGCACCCAGGAGGATCACGGAGGGATGGTAGGTTTCGATGAGGTCAGACAGGGCGATGGTGAAGCCGTCGGTGCTGTAGTGCTGCAACTCAGGAGCGTCGACCAAGTAGACCTGGTCCACACCGCAGGCGAAGGCCTCCCTGGCGACGCCCTCGACGCCGGAACCGATGATCACGGCGGAGAGCTTCTCATCCAGCTCATCGGCGAGCTTGCGGCCCTCCCCGATGAGCTCGAGGCCCACGCTGCGGGGGGTGCCCTCATGGAGCTCCAGGTAGACCCACACGCCCTTGTAAGCGGTCTTGTCCACCGCGACCACCTTCTCCTCCACCTCACGGATGATGGCGGAGACGGGGCAGACCTCGACGCAGGCGCCGCACTGGGTGCAGGCGGGCCCGATCACCGCGGTGGGACCCTCCATGGAGATGGCATCAAAGGGGCAGGTGCTCACGCAGGCGGAGCAGCCTACGCATTTGTCTTCAAGAACCTTCACGGCCATTTTCTGGGTTCCTTCCTAGATGATCTTGGCTTCAGCGAGTTTCTGCATCAGTTCGGCGACGGACTCCCGAGCCGTGGCTTTCTGGATCTTGGTACCGTCCGAGCGCTTCTCAGGGCTGAAGATCCGGCGCACCTGGGTGGGGGAGCCCTTGAGTCCCAGCTTGGCCGCGTCCACAGCCAGATCCTCGACCGTGAAGGTGGTGATGGGGGTGCGCAGCGCCCGGAGCACGCCCCGGCAGGTGCTGTAGCGGGGTTCATTGATGGTCTTGACCACGGTGATGACCATGGGAAGGCTGCCCGTGAGGATCTCGAAGCACTCCTCCTGCTCTCGCTGGACCTTGACCGTGCCCTCCTCGATCTCGAGGCGGGAGACGTAGGTGAACTGGGGCAGGCCGAGGTGCTCAGCCATCTCGGGGCCCACCTGGGCCGTATCGCCATCGATGGCCTGCTTGCCACAGAGGATGAGGTCGAACTGGCCGATCTTGCGGACCGCAGCGGCCAGCGTGTAGCTGGTGGCCAGGGTGTCGGCACCGCCGAAGGCCCGGTCGCTCACCAGCACCGCCTCATCGGCACCCATGGCCAGGCACTCCTTGAGGGCTTCCTTGGCCTGGGGGGGGCCCATGGTGAGGACCGTGACCTTGCCGCCATGAAGCTCGCGCAGCTGGAGGGCGGCCTCCAGGGCGTGGGCATCGAAGGGATTCACGATGCTCGGGACGCCCTGCCTCACCAGGGTATTGGTCACGGGATCAATCCGGACCTCGGTGGTGTCGGGCACCTGTTTGATGCAGACGATGATATTCATTGGGTCCAATACCTCCAGAATGCTGTACCGAGTGGGGATTTGAAGGGTCTACTTTAGCAGATGGCCGGCGATGACCATGCGCTGGATCTGGTTGGTCCCCTCGAAGATCTGATGGACCTTGGCATCCCGCATCAGCTTCTCCACCGGGTATTCCCGACTGTAGCCATAACCACCGAAGATCTGCACCGCATCAGTCGTGACCTCCATGGCTGTGTCCGTGGCGAACTTCTTGGCCATGGCCGCCTCCTTGCCGAAGGGCAGGCCCCTCTGCTTGAGACAGGCGGCCCGGTAGGTGAGGAGTCGGGAGGCCTCCACCTTGGTGGCCATGTCCGCCAGCATGAAGGACACGCCCTGGTTGGCGGCGACGGGCTTGCCGAACTGCTGGCGCTCCTTGGCGTAGCGGATGGAGTGATCCAGGGCGGCCTGGGCGATGCCGAGCGCCTGGGCCGCACAGCCAATGCGGCCGACATCCAGGGTCTGCATGCAGTATTTGAAGGCACCCCCCTCCTTGCCCAGGAGATTGGCCTTGGGGACCCGCACATCCTGCAGGATGATCTCGGTCGTTACCGCGGAGCGCAGGCCCATCTTGTGCTCCTTCTTGCCCATGGAGAAGCCCGGGGTACCCTTCTCGACGATGAAGCAGCTCAGCCCTTTGAGCCCCTTGCTGCGGTCGGTCACGGCGATGACCAGGTAGATATCGGCATAATTGCTGATGAAGCACTTGGTGCCGTTGATAACCCAGCAGTCACCGTCCAGGACAGCAGTGGTCTGCTGGGCGGAAGCATCGCTCCCCGCCCCGGGTTCCGTGAGGGCGAAGCCGCCCAGGGCGCTGCCCTCCACCAGGGGACGGAGGTACTTCTGCTTCTGTTCCTCGGTGCCATGCATGGAGATGGGGAAGCCCCCCAGTCCACCTCCCCCGATGGAGATACAGAGGGAGACATCCACCCGGGCGATCTCCTCCGTGGCGATGATGTAGCTCAGGTAGTCACCCCCGGCCCCGCCGTACTGGTCAGGGTAATGGACACCCTGGAGCCCGTAGCTGGCCACCTTGTCAAAGAGGGCGCGGTCGAAACGCTCCTCTTCGTCGCGCTCCTGGACACTGGGGGCGATGAAGGTCTCGGCGACCTGCCTGGCCAGCTTCTGGACCATCCTGTTCTCTTCTGAAAGCTCGAATTGCATCCGCAATCTCCTGGCTGCTGCCTGCGCCCGGGAAGGCGCGCGTGTTCAGGGGAAACCCGTGGAGGGGATCAGGCGATCCGCTCCACACCTTTCGTGATGAGTTCCTTCAACCCGCCCCAGGCGGGGTTGAAGAGTTCCGCGGGCATGAGACGGAGTTCCCTGGCGATCCTGGGCCTGAAGGCCATGTGGGCCAGGATGTCCTTCTCCAGGTCCACTCCGGGTGCGATCTCGACCAGGGTCAGCTCCCCCTGCTCCAGACTGAAGACCGCCCGCTCGGTCACGTAGAGCACGGGCTGGTGGATCTGGGCGGCGTACCGGCCGCTGAAGGTGATCTGCTCGACCTCACGGCAGAACTTGGTGCTCTTGCCCTCCTGGAGGATCACCAGCCTCCCGTTGCGGGCCTCCACCTTGAGCCCCCCTGCCGTGAAAGACCCGCAGAAGACGATCTTCTTGGAGCTCTGGGTGATGTTGATGAAGCCCCCGCAGCCATTGGGCCTGCCCCTGAAGCGGCTGACATTCACGTTTCCGTCGGGATCGGTCTGGGCGAAGCCGAGAAAGGCCACATCCAGCCCGCCGCCATCGTAGAAGTCGAACTGGGCATGGTGCTCAATGATCGCCTCGGCATTGTAGGCATGACCGAAGTTGGGCTGGCTGGCGGGCACCCCGCCGATTCCGCCCCCCTCCGTGGTCAGGGTGATCAGCTCGGAGGCCCCTTCCTCAGCGGCCACGGCCGCCACATCCGTGGGTATCCCGATCCCCAGGTTCACGACATTCCCTTCCGAGAGCTCCATGGCCGCCCGCCGGGCGATGATCTTCCGCTCATCCAGCGCCAGCTCTGGAAGAGAGCCCAGGGGAACCTTGATGTCCCCGGCGAAGGCCGGGCTGTAGTAGAGTCCTTCCGTCTGCCAGGAACAGTCCTGGGAAGAGGCCTGGACCACGTGATCCACCAGGATCCCTGGGACTTTCACATCCTTGGGATGGAGGGTGCCGTTCTTGACGAGGTGCTCCACCTGCGCGATGACGATCCCGCCGGAATTCCGGGCGGCCTGGGCCAGGGGCAGCGCCTCCAGGAGCATCCCCTCGTTGGACATGGTGATGTTCCCGTTCTCGTCGGCGCAGGTGCCGCGGATCAGGGCGACATCCACCGGAAAGGACCTGTAGAAGAGGTATTCCTCCCCCTCGAAGTCCACCACCTTCACGATGTCCTCTGTGGCGGCGGCGTTCATGCGACCGCCCTCCACCCTCGGATCCACGAAGGTGCCCAGCCCCACCTTGGTCAACAGCCCCGGGCGTCCAGCGGCGATCTCACGCCAAAGCTGGATGATCACACCCTGGGGAAGGCAGTAGCCCTCGAGCTGATTCTCCACCAGGAGCTTCGAGAGTCCAGCGGAGGAACCCAGGATGCCCCCGATCCAGCGCTTGATCAGGCCGGCCTTCCCAAAGCGGGTCGTCCCCCGCTCCTTCCAGTCACCCACGGCCGAGCCATGGACCAGGGTGATCCCTCGGGGATGACCCCCAGCCAGGAATCGCTGCTCAATGGCCCGGGCCACCTCCTCGGCCCAGCCCGCCAGCCCCAGGGCACTCACCCCGACCGTGGCTCCGTCGGCGATCAGCCCCGCTGCGGATTCAGCTGTTATCAATTTTCTCATCACAACACCACCCATCACAGACATCGTGTTAATAATTTTTTTTATTACAAAATCAAGACAGAGGCACCCCACACAAGCCTAAACAAAAGACTATGAGGTGACCAGCAGACGCCAATCAAAAACCAAATCGTCTAATTACTCAATTTAATATGCAATCAAAAGCTCAACCCAAAACGATATGTATTTCACGAGAAAAGACTAGCACGGCCTGTCATCGATTTTTGGAATCCTAGCAATGATATGTTCCGATTGCAGAAATCGATAAGGTTGATTGCCAAACAGCATGCCCCCCCCAAGAGGGCCGATCCGGGGCGGTACGCTAGACTTTCCGGGTGCCCGGTGCGCTGGCAAGGAATCCGCATGCTCCTCCTCGGTCTCGAGTCCTCCTGTGATGACTGCTCCGCCGCAGTGGTCCGGGAAACCCCTGCCGGCCCGGAGATCCTCTCCCTGGTCCGGCGCAGCCAGGATGAGCTGCATGCCCCCTATGGGGGCGTGGTCCCGGAGCTGGCGGCCAGGGACCACCTTCTGAACGTCGGCGGCGTGGTCTCCGAAGCCCTCACCCAGGCTGGCCTCACCCTGGAGGCCCTGGACCGGATCGCAGTGACCCAAGGTCCCGGACTGGTGGGCAGTCTCCTGACCACCTTCAGCGCCTCCAAGGCCATGGCCTGGCGGAAGGGCATCCCCTGGCTGGGGGTCCACCACCTGCTGGGACACCTCAACGCCGCCCGCTTCGGCGCTCCGGACTTGGCCTTCCCCGCCCTGGTGCTGCTGGTCTCCGGTGGGCACACCCATCTCTACCGCGCCGAAGACTGGACCCACCTGGAGTTGCTGCAGAAGACCCGGGACGATGCCGCCGGCGAGGCCTTCGACAAAACCGCCAGGATGCTGGGACTCGGCTATCCCGGGGGACCCATCGTGGACCGCTGCGCTCAGCGCGCAGAGAAGGCCGCCCGGCCTTTCACCCCCCCCAAATTCCGGGATGGCCGACCCTCCTGGAGCTTCTCTGGCCTCAAGACGGCCATGAAGCTGCGGATCGCCGAGGAACCCGGCCTGGAAAGCGCCGGACCGGATGACCCCAGAGTCCAGGCCCTCTGCCGCAGCCTCAATGAGACCGTGGCCGCCTGGCTCCTCAAGCCCGTCCCGGAATGGGCCGCGGCCACGGGTGCCCGGAGCATGGCCATCTCCGGCGGCGTGGCCTGCAACTCCGAGCTCCGCGCCCGAGCCGCCAGGACGGCCCAAAAACTGGGACTCCAGCTGGCCATCCCCGAGCCGAGGCTGTGCACCGACAACGGGGCCATGGTCGCCGCAGCAGGAGCCCTGCTGCCCCTCTCCGGAGATCCCTGGGCCCTCAACGCCGATGCAGACCTGAAATTCTGAGACAGGAGACTCCCATGGCAGTCACCCGGGAAGATGTGCTGCGCTGCGCCCAGCTGACCCACCTGAGCCTCCGGGAGGAGGAGGTCGAGCCCATGCGGAAGGCCATGGCCCGCCTGCTGGAGCACGCCCAGAGCCTGGAGGCCCTGGACCTCGCGGCGGTCGAGCCCACCACCCATGGCCAAGCCCTGCCCTTACGCAGGCGGGAGGATCTCCCGGTGGAGGGCCTCACCCAGGCCGAGGCCCTTGGCAACGCGCCCTCAAGCGAACTCGGCTGCTTCAGGGTGCCGAAGGTGCTATAGCCCGGGCTGCCTGGTCCAGCGCCCTGCGGGATTCGGGACTCCAGCACCGCCCCTCCTCTTCCCGGAGGGCCCGGGCCAGCAGGACAGCAAAGTCACCCTCCCCCCCTCGGGCCCTGAGGGCCAGGTCCGGCAGCCAGGTGGAGTTCAGAGTCCGGTAGTAGCGCCGCCGGGCTGCAAAATCCGTCAGGAGATCATCCGGATGGGGATGGGAGAAGGCATAGGCCCTGAAGCAGGCCTCTGCCGCCTTGGCCCGGAGTTCCCTGCGATGGCGATCTGCATTGATCCACTCATGGGCTCCGGCCATGCGGGGGTCCTGGTTCCGCACGGAAGCCCATTCCCGGGCACTGAAGCCCTCCGGGGCGAGGTCCCTGGTGCCGCATCCGGGCGCCAGGGAGAGACAGAGCATGAAGCAGGCAGATCGTTGGAATGGCATCCGGGGGCTCCCCGGGTTTCATTCTAGGCCCAAAGCCCGAAGAACATCATGGATGATTCACACGAATCTACTTGAAATACCCGGGCTCGCTCCAGGCTGCCTTGACGTAGGCCAGGATGCCCTGAGCGATGACCTCTGCAGAGTTACGCTCATTGTTGAAGATTGCGTCATGGAACTTCAGATCGGAGATATCGACCCCGAGACAGTCGCTGATGAACTTCTCCCGGATCTTGGTGTTCTTCTTCACGATGTCCCGGGCCTCCTCCTGGGAAACACAGAGCCGGTCGGCCATGGACTGGATCCGCCAGAGGAGCCCCGCCTCGAGGCGGAAATGGAAGCAGTTCTTGAGGGCATGGCAGAGCACCGCTCCCCCGCGGCCGACGATGATGGCATTGCCCACAGCCGCAAGTCGGATGATGTGCTTGGCGATCTGCTCGAAGGCGGCATCATGGGTCACGTGATCGCTGGCATTCAGCCCCAGAGCCTCCAAAAGATGGGTCGTATCGCCAAGATTGCGGAGCAGCCTGAGGGAGATTCCCTCATCCTGGGCGACCCGCTCGATAAGAGCCTTGTCGAACAGCGTCCAGGACTCACCTGTGGAGGCCTCGAGCAGCACCTTGAGCTTCTCGGCCACCGGGTACCCCTCGCAACCGAACTCACGGGAGATGGTGATGGTGGGACGGAGCTTCCGCTCCGGAGTTGGATGGGCGCCTTCCTGGATCCGGGCCCAACCGGCAAGCCGGATCTCGACACTGGGGGGGAGGGAGGAGAGTGGCTTTGACATGGCGGACCTCATTTCCGCAGCAATAGACTGGGGTGGTTCCCAACGCGAAATGTAGGTTCAAAGCCCCTGGGCGGTAGGGGGAAAATGCCCGCCACGGACATTTCAACCAGGGCAGCTCCAACGCCTTGCGGCGTCACCACGATCGCACCACATTGGGTGCACACCCGAAAGGCAGAGCCCCATGTCAGAGACCCGACCTCTTCTCATCCCCAAGTCCCCGGAGGACCCCTCCATCCCTGAGCAGCTCCTGGTCCTCTTCTCCAAAGTGGCCCAGGAGAGCGGCGGCTATGTGGTGCCCCACCCCGAGGCGCACTGCATCAACATCGTCTTCGGAGCCCATCAGGTGGAAGTGATCATCAACCAGAGACGATGAGCGTACCCCCGGCTCCCTTCCAAGCATCCAATGGCGAGGGGCGAAATACCGTTGGGTGTCTGAAGGTTGGGTTGTTGGAGGGGATTCCCTCCGGTGTTCCGCCCTCCTCTCCCTGCAAGGGTGCCAGGGGGGTGACTCTGCGGCGGTGGCGTCGGTACACTGAGGCCATGAAACCAAGCACCCTGCGAGCCATCATGACCATCCTGCGGGACCCCGTGCGGGGCTGCCCCTGGGATGCCAAGCAGGACCACCAGACCCTGGCCGAGCACCTCCGCGAGGAGGCGGCGGAGACCTTGGACGCCATCGCCGCCCACCGACCCGGCGACCCGGAGCTGGAGCGCCACCTGTGCGAGGAACTGGGTGACCTCTGGCTCCAGATCGCCTTCCACGCCCAGCTCGCCCAGGAACGGGGCGCCTGGGACCTGCACGATGTTGAGCGGATGGGGGTGGAGAAGCTCGTACGGCGCCATCCGCATGTCTTCGCCGATGTCGATGTGGAGAGTGCCGAGGATGTCCTGGTCAACTGGGCGGCCATCAAGAAGCAGGAGAAGGCGGACCTGGGCCAGGAACAGCACAAGCGGCTCCTGGACGGCATGACCCCCAGCCTATCCCCCCTGGATGAGGCCTTTGAGATCGGCCACCGCTGCGCCAAGGTCGGCTTCGACTGGCCGGACCTGGAGGGCGTACTGGACAAGGTCCGGGAAGAGATTGGGGAACTCCAGGCGGAATCGGACATGGAAAGGGTCGAAGCCGAATTCGGGGATGTCCTCTTCAGCCTCGTCCAGTGGGCCCGGAAGAAGGGCCTGGACCCGGATCTCGCCCTCAGACGTCAGATCAGGCGCTTCCGGGGGCGTTTCACCGCCGTCGAGGACATGGCCATGGCAAAGGGGGGCTGGGAGGCCCAGGATCCAGGCAGCCTCGAGGCGGCCTGGCAGGCAGCCAAGCGGAGCGAAACCCGATGAGCACCCTCCCCTTCTACCTCGTGACCCTCTGCCAGCCCTCCTGGGATGAGGCCCTGGCCTGCGCGAGGACCCTGCCGCCCGAGGCCATGCCTGAGCTGCGTCTGGACCTCTTCCCGGGCCTGGATCTGGAGAACGCGATCCGCAGCCTGCGTCGGCGCTGCCTGGTCACCTGCCGCCGGGTCTCGGATGGCGGGCGCTGGCCCGATGCAGACGAGACAGGGCGCCAGGAGTTGATGAGGCTTGCCGCGGACTCCAAACCCACCTGGATGGACTGGGAGTGGGATCTGGAGGTCCCTGAATGGCTCCAGGAGAGCCGGACCCACATCCGGATCCTCCGCAGCGTCCATGTCTCTCCCGGGGTCTTCGATCTGGAAGAGCGGCTCAAAAATCTCCCCTCTGGGGATGCCTTCAAGTGGGTCGGCCATGCCGGGCGCCAGCCTGACAATGCTCTCCTCAAGCCCCTCCTCGCCTGGGCCAGAGACCACCAGATCCCGCTGACGGCCTTCCTCATGGGCGCCAAGGGCATCGCCAGCCGCTGCCTGCAGGGCGCCTGGGGCGGCATCTGCACCTATGCAGCCCCTGACGACCTACCCCCGGCCGCCCCTGGCCAGGTCCCCCTGAGCACCATGCGGACCTGGCGATGTCATCGGCTCACCCCCTCCTTCGGCCTCTGTGGCGTCCTGGGCTCTCCCGTCATGCACTCCAAAGGCCCCGCCTTTCATAATGAACGCTTCCAGCGGAGCCTGAAGGACCTGCTCTATCTCCCTCTGGAGTGCGGGGACGCCGAAGAGGCCCTGGAGGCCATGGAGGCCCTGGGCATGCTGGGGGCAAGCCTCACCATGCCCCTCAAGGAGACGGTCCCCGCCCTCCTGGGCCTCAAGGGCCCCCTCAACACCCTCTGGCGCAGATCCCCGGCAGAGACATTCCAGGCCGCCAATACCGATGCAGAGGCCCTGGAATCCAGCCTCTCCGAGCTTCCCAAGGGCCCGGTCCTCGTACTGGGGAGTGGAGGCGTTGCCCTCAGTTCCAAGGCGGTGGTGGAGGCCGCAGGACGCCCCGCCCTCCTGCTCTCCCGCCGGGAGCCCCTGAGCCCTGTCGAAATCGAGGCCTTCCAGCCGGTGGGCGTGATCCAGGCCACCAGTCTGGGCATGGCTCCAGAGGACCCCCTGCCCTTTCCCGAACACCTGGCCGCCGCCCTCCCGAGCCTCCGCTGGGGCATCGAGTGGATCTACAAGGAGGAGACGGCCTTTGCCGCCTGGGTGCGCCAGGAGCGCCTCCGCCTCGTGGAGGGCTCCCGGCTCTTCGAGCTGCAGGCCCTGGCCCAGTCACGGCGCTTCATCGAGCAGTGTGGGGGCTGAGATCTAGCCGGCCCAGGAAGGGAAAGGCCTCCCCCGCAGGAGAGGCCTTTCCCTTCCGGAGGACCTGGACTACTCGGCGGCTGCCGGCTCGTTGCTGATCCCGACCTTGTCGAAGATCCAGAAGGCCAGGCTCAGGACGATGGCCACCACCGTGCCCAGGGCCATGCCCTTGAGCTCCACCGTGCCGAGCTTCACCGCGGCACCGCTGATGCCGCTGACCAGGACCACGCTGGTGAGCACCAGGTTGCGGGGCTTGGTGTAGTCCACCTTCTGCTCCACCAGCATGCGAATGCCAGCGGCGGCGATGACGCCGAAGAGGAGGAGGCAGACTCCGCCCATGACCGGCACGGGGATGGCCCGGATGGCGGCGGCGATCTTGCCGCAGAAGCTCACCAGGACCGCGATGATAGCGGCGCCCCCGATGACCCAGACGCTGTAGACCTTGGTGATGGCCATGACGCCGATGTTCTCGCCGTAGGTCGTGTTGGGGGTGGCACCGGTGAGACCAGAGAGCACGTTCGAGATGCCGTCACCCAGGAGGGAGCGGTGGAGTCCAGGCTGCTTCATCAGGTCCCGGCCCACGATGTTGCCGGTCACCATCAGGTGGCCCACATGCTCGGCCAGTACCACCAGGGCAGCAGGCATGATCATCATGATGGCCTGGGTATGGAAGACGGGCTTGTAGAGGGTGGGCACCTGGAACCAGGGCGCTGCGGCGATGGAGGCCAGGTCCACCTTCCCCATGATCAGGGAGAGGACGGTGCCGCCCACCACGCCGAGGAGGACGGGGATGACCGCCAGAAAGCCCCGCAGGAGCACCGAACAGAGGATGGTGACCAGCAGGGTGACCATGGAGATGGTGACGGCCGAGCCCACGGTGAAGGTGGGGCCCACCTGGCCGGTGAGCCCGGCCATGTTGGCGGCGGCGGGGGCCAGCTCCAGGCCGATGATGGCGACGATGGCTCCCATGGCCGCAGGGGGGAAGATCACATCGATCCAGCGGGTACCGGCCACCCGGACCACCTGGCTGACAATGATGAAGAAGATGCCGAAGGCGATGAAGCCGGCCTGGGCCGCGGCGTAGCCCCCGAACTCAGGCTTGGCCATCACAGCGAAGACCGGGGCGATGAAGGCAAAGCTGGAGCCCAGATATGCGGGAATCTTGCCTTTGCAGATGAAGAGGTAGATCAGGGTGCCCACACCGTTCATCAGAAGGCAGGTGGCCGGGTTCACCTTGAAGAGAAAGG
The sequence above is drawn from the uncultured Holophaga sp. genome and encodes:
- the uraA gene encoding uracil permease, translating into MLRRTIQVDERLPFSQTLPLSLQHLFAMFGATVLVPFLFKVNPATCLLMNGVGTLIYLFICKGKIPAYLGSSFAFIAPVFAVMAKPEFGGYAAAQAGFIAFGIFFIIVSQVVRVAGTRWIDVIFPPAAMGAIVAIIGLELAPAAANMAGLTGQVGPTFTVGSAVTISMVTLLVTILCSVLLRGFLAVIPVLLGVVGGTVLSLIMGKVDLASIAAAPWFQVPTLYKPVFHTQAIMMIMPAALVVLAEHVGHLMVTGNIVGRDLMKQPGLHRSLLGDGISNVLSGLTGATPNTTYGENIGVMAITKVYSVWVIGGAAIIAVLVSFCGKIAAAIRAIPVPVMGGVCLLLFGVIAAAGIRMLVEQKVDYTKPRNLVLTSVVLVSGISGAAVKLGTVELKGMALGTVVAIVLSLAFWIFDKVGISNEPAAAE